From Actinoplanes oblitus, a single genomic window includes:
- a CDS encoding transposase, giving the protein MAFAMEGCIGWRYIAEEMAKAGVIAHLAEPADTSALRRPKRRAKTDKADPKLLRELLAAGRLPQCYIPPAQALEYRAMLELYQDLRTQHTGWGQRIQAVCFHQGITAPGQAGIIRGDRARLRAIVDDQLSISGRLRVNTALAVMDVLADHLDRLRRRLLSSARGLKGARALMHDIYGVGPLSSLALCARLGGADRFSSSRKAVRFVGLDITVHSSDGKRSPGRLSRQGPEVLRWLLFEAAKTSARACAPGYDYYTQVKNRYDANRPPSPAKRSRDRLGEDRPARHRDDGHQPRPAPSAYCQTAPPPSPPGR; this is encoded by the coding sequence GTGGCGTTCGCGATGGAGGGCTGCATCGGCTGGCGCTACATCGCCGAAGAAATGGCCAAGGCGGGTGTGATCGCGCATCTGGCTGAGCCGGCCGACACGTCCGCGCTGCGTCGCCCGAAACGGCGGGCCAAGACCGACAAGGCCGACCCGAAACTGCTACGGGAGCTGCTCGCCGCGGGCCGGCTGCCGCAGTGCTACATCCCGCCCGCGCAGGCTCTGGAATATCGGGCGATGCTGGAGCTCTACCAGGACCTGCGCACCCAGCACACCGGCTGGGGACAGCGGATCCAGGCGGTCTGCTTCCACCAAGGCATTACCGCGCCCGGGCAGGCAGGCATCATCCGCGGTGACCGGGCCCGGCTGCGCGCGATCGTCGACGACCAGCTGTCGATCTCCGGACGGCTGCGGGTCAACACCGCCCTGGCGGTCATGGATGTCCTCGCCGATCACCTCGACCGGCTCCGTCGCCGGCTGCTGTCCAGTGCCCGCGGGTTGAAGGGCGCCCGGGCCTTGATGCACGACATCTACGGCGTCGGCCCACTCAGCTCGCTCGCGTTGTGCGCCCGGCTCGGCGGCGCCGACCGATTCTCGTCCTCGCGCAAAGCGGTCCGGTTCGTCGGCCTAGACATCACCGTGCATTCCTCCGACGGCAAACGCAGCCCCGGCCGGCTCTCCCGCCAGGGCCCTGAGGTGCTGCGCTGGCTGCTGTTCGAAGCCGCGAAGACCTCGGCCCGTGCCTGCGCACCCGGCTACGACTACTACACCCAGGTCAAAAACCGTTACGACGCGAACCGCCCACCATCGCCCGCTAAACGATCACGGGACCGGCTCGGCGAGGACCGGCCAGCCCGACATCGCGATGACGGGCACCAACCGCGGCCAGCTCCCTCGGCTTACTGTCAGACCGCACCACCACCGTCCCCACCCGGGCGGTGA
- a CDS encoding tyrosine-type recombinase/integrase: MGGLPGRQRRRRAGDGWTVERWLRHWLDTRTRIRPTTRLHYTRDVELVLIPYLGHYRLSDFDGPLLRAVFAEIAQTTNAKGLPSSRRLRSSTCAPR; this comes from the coding sequence GTGGGAGGACTGCCTGGCCGACAGCGCCGCCGGCGCGCCGGCGACGGATGGACCGTCGAACGCTGGCTGCGGCACTGGCTCGACACCCGCACCCGGATCCGGCCCACGACCCGGCTGCACTACACCCGCGACGTCGAGCTCGTTCTCATCCCCTACCTCGGCCACTACCGGCTCAGCGACTTCGACGGCCCGCTGCTGCGCGCGGTGTTCGCCGAGATCGCCCAGACCACCAACGCCAAGGGCCTGCCCAGCAGTCGCCGTCTGCGCTCAAGCACCTGCGCACCACGCTGA
- a CDS encoding site-specific integrase, which produces MRRGELGSLTRAAVDLDRGLLFVERQRTTAGYTVVEGEPKTAAGRRAVALDKHTVAVLRTHRSRQLAHRDKRHDNNQVCVNSGYLFTRKDGEPINPSYATTRFCELTTRAGLPPVRLHDLRHGAASLAHEAGADLKTLQDPLGHSSIVVPPTPTPACCPIRSAAAPTRQQPWSSPRHGTPGSGSSTKRRRTVPRAATKNKPPQRISRTRRTTIPGHGSASTCAVTEGDDTQVPPTRHPTSTKAGQRERPGPRFRSPGPFLKVRPKGLEPLTF; this is translated from the coding sequence CTGCGCCGCGGCGAGCTCGGCAGCCTCACGCGGGCGGCCGTCGACCTCGACCGCGGGCTGCTGTTCGTCGAACGCCAGCGCACCACGGCCGGCTACACCGTGGTCGAAGGCGAACCCAAAACCGCCGCCGGCCGCCGGGCCGTCGCCCTGGATAAGCACACCGTGGCGGTCCTGCGGACACACCGCAGCCGCCAACTCGCCCACCGCGACAAACGGCACGACAACAACCAGGTATGCGTCAACTCCGGCTACCTCTTCACCCGCAAAGACGGCGAACCGATCAACCCCAGCTACGCCACCACCAGATTCTGCGAACTCACCACCCGCGCCGGCCTACCACCGGTCCGCTTGCACGACCTCCGGCACGGCGCCGCTTCCCTCGCCCACGAGGCCGGCGCGGACCTCAAGACGCTCCAAGATCCGCTTGGGCACTCCAGCATCGTGGTTCCGCCGACACCTACACCAGCGTGCTGCCCGATTCGCAGCGCCGCTGCGCCGACGCGACAGCAGCCCTGGTCCTCGCCGCGGCACGGCACACCAGGAAGCGGATCAAGCACAAAGCGGCGAAGAACCGTCCCCCGAGCCGCGACGAAAAACAAACCACCCCAGCGGATAAGCCGAACCAGAAGAACCACAATCCCAGGTCACGGGTCCGCAAGCACCTGCGCCGTCACGGAAGGTGACGACACCCAAGTGCCACCCACACGCCACCCAACCTCTACAAAGGCCGGACAACGAGAAAGGCCCGGACCGCGTTTCCGCAGCCCAGGCCCTTTTCTGAAAGTGCGCCCGAAGGGACTCGAACC